Proteins found in one Xyrauchen texanus isolate HMW12.3.18 chromosome 30, RBS_HiC_50CHRs, whole genome shotgun sequence genomic segment:
- the LOC127624195 gene encoding adhesion G-protein coupled receptor G6-like isoform X9, whose product MVSFISSRWWRWKCLKILPVTLLLMCLPTSVAVVLRNQKVTMPKTSKNTVRLSNSVTFPALTAFTVCFEIARTATKSTETIFTYTDAAGTSVLAFEKTARGMEMFIGSSSCSVNNLITSSDITSSMMPICLTWTKSSGLVAVYFGGNYHTNTCSATKIYTLQSGGLFQLGGQGSSEVSVDNQNLDGFIYNFRLWDHAMAVAELSALTCDKKGNVIDWDHSFWTIPGSYTETDSTLSCICYPNCIHLTTASTSGTVIPTLAPGTPGCTSPGLGCPATLTVTTASTATTNTISTNAATHAITTTLSYASTPSMPLTTRSAAATNPPLSNSKTSEGIFYKISLGVNDVQANTQESDVEMMIAQWLNQTFQNWIYRVYVDNVKFGPKTVLSRATSIRYTCMALLVYKNTSDAVLTVAEIENRLRSAPAIGNDLILDSVMVKSMENCQSEKVPFHYRWPESRPTVTQYVPCFPYKEQNASRTCMISPDNYTSIWASPDLRNCTDIEDIPVSQENAIEVAVQLADISNNELSTEEVTKVVSKVKELVNVAKINATLANTVVSIISNVMISSEDAQLAASKIALKTVDELVQKIEFDGPSVAITSKYLALGISALNTSNFNGTTFSAYIDINSTDPQINFDSEAQNALAVVTLPPTLLHNLSNTQMKRASRINFIFFSKTGLFQHFGSFMDKQSNGRFLNSYVVASSVGNFSIKNLQDPVKIEIAHLEYQREPKPLCVFWDFNIQTGIGGWSSEGCVVSLESNSNRTVCLCNHLTHFGILMDISGAATQIDEKNNRVLTFISYIGCGISAVFSAATLLTYIAFEKLRRDYPSKILMNLSTSLLFLNMVFLLDGWLASYEMEGLCVTVAVFLHFFLLTSFTWMGLESIHMYIALVKVFNTYIRRYILKFCIVGWGVPAAIVGIVLAVGKNSYGKKYYGKSENGKSQSEFCWIHSPVVFYVTCVGYFSMIFLLNVAMFIVVMIQICGRNGKRSNRTLREEILRNLRSVVSLTFLLGMTWGFAFFAWGPVSLAFMYLFSIFNSLQGLFIFVFHCALKENVQKQWRRYLCCGKFRLADNSDWSKTATNNTKKVSSDNLGKSLSSSSFGSTTANWTSKAKATLNPFVRHSNAGKSFSNQCSPKCSPSDGEASSSILPVHQVLDKVKGFCSIRSDNFYKNIIMSDSFSHSTKF is encoded by the exons TGGCAGTGGTACTGAGGAACCAGAAGGTCACTATGCCAAAGACCAGCAAGAATACAGTGAGATTGAGCAATTCAGTCACATTCCCTGCACTTACTGCATTCACAGTGTGCTTTGAGATTGCCCGCACTGCCACAAAGAGCACAGAGACCATCTTTACCTACACTGATGCAGCTGGGACATCTGTTTTGGCATTTGAGAAGACAGCAAGAGGTATGGAGATGTTCATAGGCAGTTCCTCCTGCTCTGTAAATAACCTTATCACCAGCTCAGATATCACCTCCAGCATGATGCCAATCTGCCTCACCTGGACCAAGTCCTCTGGGCTTGTGGCAGTATACTTTGGAGGCAACTATCACACCAACACCTGTTCGGCCACTAAGATTTACACCCTGCAGAGTGGAGGACTCTTCCAGCTTGGAGGACAAGGATCTAGTGAGGTCAGTGTTGACAATCAGAACTTGGATGGCTTCATTTACAATTTCCGATTGTGGGATCACGCCATGGCCGTTGCTGAGCTCTCTGCCCTCACCTGTGATAAAAAGGGTAACGTCATTGACTGGGATCATAGCTTCTGGACCATCCCAGGCTCTTACACAGAGACTGACAGCACACTCAGCTGCA TCTGTTACCCAAATTGCATACATTTAACAACTGCTTCAACTAGTG GCACTGTCATACCAACGCTTGCCCCAGGAACACCAGGTTGTACTTCCCCTGGACTGGGCTGCCCAG CCACATTAACAGTTACCACCGCATCCACTGCCACCACTAACACGATTTCTACTAATGCAGCAACCCACG CTATTACTACTACTCTTTCATACGCATCTACTCCTAGCATGCCTCTAACCACACGTTCTG CTGCTGCTACTAACCCGCCTCTGTCCAACAGCAAAACCAGTG AGGGCATTTTCTACAAGATTTCCTTAGGGGTAAATGATGTACAAGCAAACACCCAAGAAAGTGATGTTGAGATGATGATAGCTCAATgg CTCAATCAAACCTTTCAGAACTGGATCTACAGAGTTTATGTTGATAATGTCAA GTTTGGACCTAAAACTGTTCTTTCAAGGGCCACGTCTATCCG ATATACCTGCATGGCCTTGCTTGTGTATAAGAATACCAGTGATGCAGTTCTAACAGTGGCAGAGATTGAAAACAGGCTGAGAAGTGCCCCTGCCATAGGAAATGACTTGATATTGGACAGCGTGATGGTGAAATCAATGG AAAACTGCCAGTCAGAGAAGGTTCCATTTCACTACAGATGGCCAGAGAGCAGACCGACAGTCACACAGTATGTCCCCTGTTTCCCTTACAAAGAGCAGAATGCATCCAGGACATG CATGATTAGCCCAGATAATTATACATCAATCTGGGCTTCTCCAGATCTCAGAAACTGCACTGATATAGAGGACATTCCAGTTTCACAAG AGAATGCAATAGAAGTGGCTGTGCAGCTTGCTGATATCAGCAATAATGAGCTCTCTACGGAAGAGGTGACAAAGGTTGTCTCCAAGGTGAAGGAGCTGGTGAATGTAGCCAAAATTAATGCCACTCTAGCCAACACTGTGGTCAGTATAATCTCCAACGTTATGATCAGCTCAGAGGATGCTCAACTGGCTGCCTCCAAGAT AGCACTCAAAACAGTGGATGAACTGGTGCAGAAGATTGAGTTTGATGGACCCTCTGTGGCCATCACATCCAAATACCTGGCTCTGGGAATCTCTGCCCTCAACACAAGCAATTTCAATGGGACCACTTTTAGTGCATATATAGACATCAACTCGACAGACCCTCAG ATTAATTTTGATTCAGAGGCCCAGAACGCTTTGGCTGTGGTCACACTGCCTCCCACACTTTTACACAATCTGAGTAATACACAAATGAAAAGAGCATCCAGAATAAACTTCATATTCTTCAGCAAGACTGGACTCTTTCAG CACTTTGGATCATTCATG GATAAACAAAGTAATGGCCGGTTCTTGAACAGCTATGTGGTGGCTAGTAGTGTGGGCAACTTCAGCATTAAAAACTTGCAGGATCCAGTCAAGATAGAGATTGCCCATTTGGAGTACCAG AGAGAACCAAAACCTCTTTGTGTGTTTTgggattttaacatccaaa CTGGCATAGGGGGCTGGAGCAGTGAAGGCTGTGTGGTCAGTCTCGAGTCCAACAGCAACAGGACCGTCTGCTTGTGTAACCACCTCACACACTTTGGCATCCTAATG GACATCTCTGGAGCTGCTACACAGATTGATGAGAAGAACAACAGGGTTCTCACCTTCATTTCCTACATCGGCTGTGGCATCTCAGCCGTTTTTTCAGCAGCAACGCTGCTCACGTACATCGCTTTTGA GAAGCTGCGGCGAGACTATCCCTCCAAGATCCTGATGAATCTCAGCACTTCATTGCTCTTCCTCAACATGGTGTTTCTCCTGGATGGATGGTTGGCCTCATATGAAATGGAGGGACTGTGTGTGACAGTGGCTGTCTTTCTGCACTTTTTCCTTCTCACATCCTTCACCTGGATGGGCTTAGAATCCATCCACATGTACATTGCCTTGGTCAAGGTCTTCAACACCTACATACGGCGATATATACTCAAGTTCTGCATTGTAGGGTGGG GTGTTCCGGCTGCAATTGTTGGCATTGTGTTGGCAGTGGGCAAAAATTCCTATGGAAAGAAGTACTATGGAAAAAGCGAGAATGGAAAGAGCCAATCAGAATT CTGTTGGATTCATAGTCCGGTGGTATTCTACGTAACATGCGTGGGCTACTTTTCCATGATCTTCCTACTGAATGTTGCCATGTTCATCGTGGTCATGATCCAGATCTGCGGGCGTAATGGCAAGCGCAGCAACAGGACACTGCGAGAGGAGATATTGCGTAACCTGCGCAGCGTGGTCAGCCTGACATTCTTGCTGGGCATGACCTGGGGCTTTGCGTTTTTCGCCTGGGGCCCAGTCAGCCTGGCCTTCATGTATCTCTTCTCCATTTTCAACTCATTGCAGG GGTTATTCATATTTGTGTTTCACTGTGCTCTGAAAGAAAATGTACAGAAACAATGGAGGAGATACTTGTGCTGTGGAAAGTTCCGCTTGGCAGACAATTCAG actGGAGCAAGACTGCTACTAATAATACAAAGAAAGTGAGTTCTGATAACCTGGGCAAGTCCCTGTCATCCAGCTCCTTTGGCTCCACTACAGCCAACTGGACATCTAAAGCCAAAGCCACACTAAACCCCTTTGTCAGGCACAGTAATGCAG GTAAAAGTttctccaatcagtgcagtcctAAATGCAGCCCATCCGATGGAGAGGCCTCCTCATCCATCCTCCCCGTGCACCAGGTCCTGGACAAGGTGAAGGGCTTCTGCTCCATACGCTCTGACAACTTCTACAAAAACATCATCATGTCAGACAGCTTTAGCCACAGCACTAAATTCTAA